Proteins from a genomic interval of Choristoneura fumiferana chromosome 12, NRCan_CFum_1, whole genome shotgun sequence:
- the LOC141433723 gene encoding LOW QUALITY PROTEIN: uncharacterized protein (The sequence of the model RefSeq protein was modified relative to this genomic sequence to represent the inferred CDS: inserted 1 base in 1 codon; deleted 1 base in 1 codon) produces MGLLVSGEXTVVWRGLMVMQALERLTRQVAWGPLDCLVVDTPPGTGDTHLSLAQNLPIDGALVVTTPQSAALQVTRRGVNMFEKLKVPIIGLVENMSHAICSECGAKNYVFGNETKRTADDMGLEIIESFEVGNIISLKLANHKNFIFNTAFLADCTFW; encoded by the exons ATGGGTCTGCTGGTCTCTGGCG TAACCGTGGTGTGGCGCGGTCTGATGGTGATGCAGGCACTGGAACGTCTG ACGCGCCAAGTGGCGTGGGGCCCACTAGACTGCCTAGTGGTCGACACCCCGCCGGGCACAGGAGACACACATCTGTCGCTAGCCCAGAATCTGCCTATAGACG GTGCGCTGGTGGTGACTACGCCCCAGTCCGCGGCGCTGCAGGTCACGCGCCGCGGCGTCAACATGTTCGAGAAACTGAAGGTCCCGATCATAGGCCTGGTCGAGAACATGTCGCACGCCATATGCTCGGAGTGCGGCGCGAAGAATTACGTGTTCGGGAATGAGACTAAAAGGACCGCGGATGATATGGGCTTGGAGATTATAGAGAGTTTTGAGGTTGGTAACATCATCAGTTTAAAACTagctaaccataaaaatttcatttttaatacagcttttttggctgactgtactttttggtga